The Streptomyces sp. NBC_00691 genome has a segment encoding these proteins:
- a CDS encoding ABC transporter substrate-binding protein, which translates to MRTTLRPRKTAVAVTAFTALTALTLAACGGGGSDKDPGESGPSGGALPLKGEKIEVAAVWTGPEQENFTEVLKEFEKRTGATVTFVPAQDPIVNFLGTKIAGGSPPDVAMLPQVGAIQQAAAQKWLKPVGPEAKAALAANYSRGWQELGAVDGTQYGVYFKAANKSLVWYNSAVFESAGATEPKTWKEFLTTAETISAYGVTPVSVGGADGWTLTDWFENIYLSQAGPAKYDQLAKHAIKWTDPSVTAALTTLGELFGKPALLAGGTSGALQTEYPVSVTQTFTGGDTPKGAMVFEGDFAAVNIAQTKAKIGTDAKVFPFPTVGTGTTPVVTAGDAAVALKDTKGAQALLAFLASPDAAKIWAAAGGFVSPNKNLDPSAYPNDVQREIAKALIGAGDDFRFDMSDQMPQSFGGTPGKGEWKALQDFLKNPKDIAGTQARLEKDAEKAYRAAAKS; encoded by the coding sequence ATGCGTACAACTCTTCGTCCACGCAAGACCGCGGTGGCCGTCACGGCGTTCACCGCCCTCACCGCACTGACCCTCGCGGCCTGCGGTGGCGGCGGATCCGACAAGGATCCGGGGGAGTCCGGGCCCAGCGGCGGCGCGCTCCCCCTCAAGGGCGAGAAGATCGAGGTCGCCGCCGTCTGGACGGGCCCCGAGCAGGAGAACTTCACCGAGGTCCTGAAGGAGTTCGAGAAGCGCACGGGCGCGACCGTCACCTTCGTGCCCGCCCAGGACCCGATCGTGAACTTCCTCGGCACGAAGATCGCGGGCGGTTCGCCGCCGGACGTCGCGATGCTCCCGCAGGTCGGCGCGATCCAGCAGGCCGCCGCGCAGAAGTGGCTGAAGCCGGTCGGCCCCGAGGCGAAGGCCGCGCTGGCCGCCAACTACTCGCGCGGCTGGCAGGAGCTCGGCGCGGTCGACGGAACCCAGTACGGGGTCTACTTCAAGGCCGCCAACAAGTCCCTGGTCTGGTACAACTCCGCGGTCTTCGAGAGCGCCGGCGCGACCGAGCCGAAGACGTGGAAGGAGTTCCTGACCACCGCCGAGACGATCTCGGCCTACGGCGTCACCCCGGTCTCGGTGGGCGGCGCGGACGGCTGGACCCTCACCGACTGGTTCGAGAACATCTACCTCTCCCAGGCGGGCCCGGCCAAGTACGACCAGCTGGCGAAGCACGCGATCAAGTGGACCGACCCGTCCGTCACGGCGGCCCTGACCACGCTCGGCGAACTCTTCGGCAAGCCGGCGCTCCTCGCGGGCGGCACGAGCGGCGCGCTGCAGACGGAGTACCCGGTGTCGGTCACCCAGACGTTCACGGGCGGCGACACCCCCAAGGGGGCGATGGTCTTCGAGGGCGACTTCGCGGCGGTCAACATCGCGCAGACGAAGGCGAAGATCGGCACGGACGCGAAGGTCTTCCCGTTCCCCACCGTCGGCACGGGCACCACCCCCGTGGTGACGGCCGGCGACGCGGCCGTGGCCCTCAAGGACACCAAGGGCGCACAGGCCCTGCTCGCCTTCCTCGCCTCACCGGACGCGGCGAAGATCTGGGCGGCCGCGGGCGGCTTCGTCTCCCCCAACAAGAACCTGGACCCGTCGGCGTACCCGAACGACGTCCAGCGCGAGATCGCCAAGGCGCTGATCGGCGCCGGTGACGACTTCCGCTTCGACATGTCGGACCAGATGCCGCAGTCCTTCGGCGGCACCCCGGGCAAGGGCGAGTGGAAGGCGCTCCAGGACTTCCTGAAGAACCCGAAGGACATCGCGGGGACCCAGGCGCGCCTGGAGAAGGACGCCGAGAAGGCGTACCGGGCCGCGGCGAAGAGCTGA
- a CDS encoding carbohydrate ABC transporter permease, whose protein sequence is MPRHDTLQKSGRKPGRRIGPDSGRKPGRRTGHRTGSRSRTVAAGFLLPALLLLGALVVYPIGYSVQRSFFDGSGSSFVGLDNYLALVTDDSLRTAARNNVIWLVVAPVAATALGLIFAVLTERVRWGTAFKLVVFMPMAISMLAAGIIFRLVYEQDPDRGVANAVWVGVHDTFAESSGFPRARPLPVHPLEAAGDGAFVTKEPVRAGEPVRLPLIGVAPGQMPEEARPARAPDAAPGSPEKITGTAWLDFTRGGGGRQNDVDPAELGLAGLRIEAVRDGRVVARATAAADGSFALPADRADGAVLRLPASNFREQYDGVEWLGPRLVTPAVIGAYVWMWAGFAMVLIGAGLAAVPRELLEAARVDGANEWQVFRRITVPLLAPVLAVVLVTLMINVLKVFDLVFVIAPGSAQDDANVLALQLYRSSFGTDADLGVGSAIAVLLLLLVVPVMVLNIRRMRREARR, encoded by the coding sequence ATGCCGAGGCACGACACGCTCCAGAAGAGCGGCCGCAAGCCCGGGCGGAGGATCGGCCCGGACTCCGGCCGGAAGCCCGGCCGGAGGACCGGCCACAGGACAGGGAGCCGGAGCAGGACCGTCGCCGCGGGATTCCTGCTCCCCGCCCTGCTCCTGCTCGGCGCGCTCGTCGTCTACCCCATCGGGTACTCCGTCCAGCGCTCGTTCTTCGACGGCTCCGGCTCCTCCTTCGTCGGCCTGGACAACTACCTCGCCCTGGTCACCGACGACTCGCTCCGCACCGCCGCCCGCAACAACGTGATCTGGCTGGTCGTCGCCCCGGTGGCCGCGACCGCCCTCGGTCTGATCTTCGCCGTGCTCACCGAACGGGTCCGCTGGGGAACGGCGTTCAAGCTGGTCGTCTTCATGCCGATGGCGATCTCGATGCTCGCCGCCGGGATCATCTTCCGGCTGGTCTACGAGCAGGACCCGGACCGCGGGGTCGCCAACGCCGTCTGGGTGGGGGTCCACGACACCTTCGCCGAGTCCTCCGGCTTCCCGCGGGCCCGGCCGCTGCCCGTCCATCCGCTGGAGGCGGCGGGTGACGGCGCGTTCGTCACGAAGGAGCCGGTGCGCGCCGGGGAGCCCGTACGGCTTCCGCTGATCGGGGTGGCACCGGGTCAGATGCCGGAGGAGGCCCGTCCGGCGCGGGCGCCGGACGCGGCACCGGGATCGCCGGAAAAGATCACCGGCACCGCCTGGCTGGACTTCACCCGGGGCGGCGGCGGGCGGCAGAACGACGTCGACCCGGCCGAACTGGGCCTCGCGGGGCTGCGGATCGAGGCCGTACGGGACGGAAGGGTGGTCGCCCGGGCCACGGCGGCGGCCGACGGCAGTTTCGCGCTGCCCGCCGACCGCGCCGACGGAGCCGTACTGCGGCTGCCCGCGAGCAACTTCCGGGAGCAGTACGACGGCGTGGAGTGGCTGGGCCCCCGGCTCGTCACCCCAGCCGTGATCGGCGCGTACGTGTGGATGTGGGCCGGGTTCGCGATGGTGCTGATCGGCGCCGGACTCGCCGCCGTCCCGCGCGAACTGCTGGAGGCGGCGCGGGTGGACGGGGCGAACGAGTGGCAGGTGTTCCGCCGCATCACGGTGCCGCTGCTCGCCCCGGTCCTCGCCGTCGTCCTCGTCACCCTGATGATCAATGTGCTCAAGGTCTTCGACCTGGTCTTCGTCATCGCGCCGGGCTCGGCCCAGGACGACGCGAACGTGCTCGCGCTCCAGCTGTACCGCTCGTCGTTCGGTACGGACGCCGATCTCGGGGTCGGCTCGGCCATCGCCGTCCTGCTGCTGCTGCTGGTGGTCCCGGTGATGGTCCTCAACATCCGCCGCATGCGCCGGGAGGCCCGCCGATGA
- a CDS encoding FtsK/SpoIIIE domain-containing protein has protein sequence MQIRLTVLAPYAGHGAGRTCDVLVTAPAGTALAAVASNLAAAVTGPETSASGTTVLYAGAERLDGRRCVLGEPPLVDGAVLSLQVPGPDDRVGEAAAARLHVVAGPDAGGVHLLHGGAIRIGRSVDADVPLDDPDVSRAHCTVTVGEDGRVTVADRGSTNGTTLDGAPVGDRPVAFRPGALLRLGESALRLTGPGDDLGGTETRATAPDGEGHLRVAPPGADGRAPTVDRPAPAGVPRAVGGPVDDTTHGGARGIPLGGPRESAYDDPYGPGGARERGADFPGTGHARADDHPGGHDGPDGGGEAHSRTRPSRTDTAPAGSPRAGSGGKRGLGAWARRLAGGREGLPAPAADPRTAPDTHAGARLGAGARDGSPAPVPMADTWPDPATVLLTALGPGPRLWERGPDHPEALAVRLGTTDRADLSGVPVTVGLREAGSLGLAGPADRLGGLARSVVAQLAALHSPSDLEIVLISADRNRPLEERRRSWGWLGWLPHVRPAHGQDCRLLLAYDREQAQARTAELTRRLDDGPLGPGWPSADRASVAEAAARHEGPSTVVIVDGDPGSAALRETVARLAGAGAAAGIHLLCLAEAPSASPVSPVAATYETACAASLAFRECGAAALLSGDVATALRLLRTSGGRVAGHGTVGVVDAVSVAWAERFGRALAPLRTDTTTAPGARAAALPPSARLLDELGLARATPASLMARWASAGDGTAVLGAGPRGPLAVDLTREGPHLLIEGPAGSGRTELLRSIAASLAAGGRPDRLGLLLVDGAGGDRGEGLAVCTELPHVTEHLVASDPVRMREFAQALGAELKRRAELLGDGHFADRRGTRAAPAATAADRLIGQRAPSAAESVPQGARATVRLQDSGDLADRPSGRTLRTGDGTIGSLPSTRSGRADGPYPASEDLGGRPSGRITYTGDLEGRPSGRNAYPGDLDSRPSTRSAYPGADDLGGRGSGRIAYPGSEDPTGRPSSRTLRTGDGDLTDHPSGRVARAGAEDLGGHGGGRVPRPGDGSLDERSGARTRAAADAFLTDTPSGRLPRRDGDGRSGGRTLRTGDGDLTDRPSGRVSRTGAEDVTGHGSGRVSRPGDGDLGGHPSGRVSRPGDGDLADRSSGRVPRPAGEETAGRIPRPAGGEQGFGRASGGPAHLPRLIVLVDDFDALVAPALGASGRPAAGSVVRALEAVARNGERLGVHLVATSARPDRTADTELAHGARLRIVLDAPPVTPGPDVPAAGRGRLGHPDGRVTPFQAGRVTGRIPRTATLRPTVVPLEWERMGDPPTRRPVRELGNGPTDLALLASALDRAARSVEATPVPPLTPATQS, from the coding sequence ATGCAGATCCGGCTGACCGTCCTCGCGCCGTACGCCGGCCATGGCGCCGGACGTACCTGCGACGTGCTCGTCACGGCCCCCGCCGGGACGGCCCTGGCCGCCGTGGCCTCGAATCTCGCCGCCGCCGTCACCGGCCCGGAGACCTCCGCCTCGGGCACCACCGTGCTCTACGCGGGCGCGGAGCGGCTCGACGGCCGCCGCTGTGTGCTCGGCGAACCCCCGCTGGTCGACGGCGCGGTCCTCTCCCTCCAGGTCCCCGGCCCCGACGACCGCGTCGGCGAGGCCGCCGCGGCCCGGCTGCACGTGGTGGCGGGCCCGGACGCGGGCGGAGTGCACCTGCTGCACGGCGGAGCGATCAGAATCGGCCGTTCCGTGGACGCCGACGTACCGCTCGACGACCCCGACGTCTCCCGCGCGCACTGCACCGTGACCGTCGGCGAGGACGGCCGGGTCACCGTCGCCGACCGCGGCTCGACGAACGGCACGACGCTCGACGGCGCCCCGGTCGGCGACCGCCCGGTCGCCTTCCGGCCGGGCGCGCTCTTGCGCCTCGGCGAGTCCGCCCTCCGGCTGACCGGCCCCGGCGACGACCTCGGCGGTACGGAGACGAGGGCGACGGCCCCCGACGGCGAGGGCCACCTGCGCGTGGCACCGCCCGGGGCCGACGGACGGGCTCCGACGGTCGACCGGCCCGCCCCCGCGGGCGTGCCCCGCGCGGTCGGCGGCCCGGTGGACGACACCACCCACGGCGGGGCGCGCGGCATCCCGCTCGGCGGGCCCCGCGAGAGCGCGTACGACGACCCCTACGGCCCGGGCGGCGCCCGCGAGCGCGGGGCCGACTTCCCCGGCACCGGCCACGCCCGCGCCGACGACCACCCCGGCGGTCACGACGGGCCCGACGGCGGCGGCGAGGCCCACAGCAGGACGCGCCCGTCCCGCACCGACACCGCCCCGGCCGGCTCCCCGCGCGCGGGGAGCGGTGGCAAGCGGGGCCTCGGCGCCTGGGCCCGGCGCCTGGCCGGCGGACGCGAGGGCCTCCCGGCGCCCGCCGCCGACCCCCGTACGGCACCGGACACCCACGCGGGCGCCCGGCTCGGCGCCGGAGCCCGGGACGGCTCCCCCGCACCCGTGCCGATGGCCGACACCTGGCCCGACCCCGCCACCGTGCTCCTCACCGCCCTCGGCCCCGGGCCCCGGCTCTGGGAGCGCGGGCCGGACCACCCCGAAGCCCTGGCGGTCCGGCTCGGCACCACCGACCGCGCCGACCTCTCCGGCGTCCCGGTCACCGTGGGGCTGCGGGAGGCCGGCTCACTGGGCCTGGCCGGCCCCGCCGACCGGCTCGGCGGTCTCGCCCGCTCGGTCGTCGCCCAGCTCGCCGCCCTGCACTCCCCCTCCGACCTGGAGATCGTGCTGATCAGCGCCGACCGGAACCGCCCCCTGGAGGAGCGGCGCCGGTCCTGGGGCTGGCTCGGCTGGCTCCCGCACGTCCGGCCGGCCCACGGCCAGGACTGCCGGCTGCTCCTGGCGTACGACCGCGAGCAGGCCCAGGCCCGTACGGCGGAGCTGACCCGGCGGCTCGACGACGGTCCGCTCGGCCCCGGCTGGCCCAGCGCCGACCGCGCGTCCGTCGCCGAGGCGGCCGCCCGCCACGAGGGTCCTTCGACGGTCGTGATCGTCGACGGCGACCCCGGTTCGGCCGCCCTGCGCGAGACCGTCGCGCGGCTGGCCGGAGCCGGAGCGGCGGCCGGGATCCATCTCCTGTGCCTCGCCGAGGCGCCCTCGGCCTCCCCGGTCTCCCCCGTGGCAGCCACCTACGAGACGGCGTGCGCCGCGTCCCTCGCGTTCCGCGAGTGCGGGGCCGCCGCGCTCCTCAGCGGGGACGTGGCGACAGCGCTGCGCCTGCTCAGGACCTCCGGCGGACGGGTCGCCGGGCACGGCACGGTCGGTGTCGTCGACGCGGTCTCGGTCGCCTGGGCCGAGCGGTTCGGCCGGGCGCTCGCCCCCTTGCGTACGGACACGACGACCGCGCCCGGCGCGCGTGCCGCCGCGCTGCCCCCGTCGGCCCGCCTCCTCGACGAGCTCGGGCTCGCCCGCGCCACCCCCGCCTCCCTGATGGCCCGCTGGGCCTCCGCCGGGGACGGCACGGCCGTCCTGGGCGCGGGGCCGCGCGGGCCGCTGGCCGTGGACCTCACCCGCGAGGGCCCGCACCTGCTGATCGAGGGTCCCGCGGGAAGCGGTCGGACGGAGCTGCTCCGTTCGATCGCCGCCTCCCTCGCGGCCGGCGGCCGCCCCGACCGGCTCGGCCTGCTCCTGGTGGACGGGGCGGGCGGCGACCGCGGCGAAGGACTCGCCGTCTGTACGGAGCTGCCGCACGTCACGGAGCACCTCGTCGCCTCGGACCCCGTGCGGATGCGGGAGTTCGCGCAGGCCCTGGGAGCGGAGCTGAAGCGCCGGGCGGAGCTGCTCGGCGACGGCCACTTCGCCGACCGCCGGGGGACGCGCGCGGCGCCCGCGGCGACCGCCGCCGACCGGCTGATCGGCCAGCGTGCCCCGAGCGCGGCGGAGTCCGTGCCCCAGGGAGCCCGCGCGACCGTCCGGCTCCAGGACTCCGGCGACCTCGCGGACCGGCCGAGCGGGCGCACCCTGCGCACGGGCGACGGCACGATCGGCTCCCTGCCGAGCACGCGAAGCGGCCGCGCGGACGGCCCGTACCCCGCGTCGGAGGACCTCGGCGGCCGCCCGAGCGGCCGGATCACCTACACGGGCGACCTCGAAGGCCGGCCGAGCGGGCGGAACGCGTACCCGGGCGATCTCGACAGCCGGCCGAGCACGCGGAGCGCCTATCCCGGTGCCGACGACCTCGGCGGCCGGGGCAGCGGCCGGATCGCGTACCCCGGGTCCGAGGACCCGACCGGGCGTCCCAGCAGCCGCACCCTGCGCACGGGCGACGGCGACCTCACCGACCACCCGAGCGGCCGGGTGGCCCGCGCGGGCGCGGAGGACCTCGGCGGCCACGGCGGCGGACGGGTGCCCCGACCCGGCGACGGTTCGCTCGACGAGCGGTCCGGTGCCCGGACACGGGCGGCCGCCGACGCGTTCCTGACCGATACGCCCAGCGGCCGCCTGCCGCGCCGGGACGGCGACGGCCGATCCGGCGGCCGCACGCTCCGCACCGGCGACGGCGACCTCACGGACCGTCCGAGCGGGCGCGTGTCCCGCACCGGGGCGGAGGACGTCACCGGTCACGGCAGCGGGCGCGTGTCCCGGCCCGGCGACGGCGACCTCGGCGGACACCCGAGCGGCCGCGTGTCCCGGCCCGGCGACGGCGACCTCGCCGACCGCTCCTCGGGGCGCGTTCCCCGGCCCGCCGGGGAGGAGACGGCCGGGCGGATCCCCCGGCCCGCCGGGGGCGAGCAGGGGTTCGGACGAGCCTCGGGCGGACCCGCCCACCTCCCCCGGCTCATCGTTCTCGTCGACGACTTCGACGCCCTCGTCGCCCCCGCGCTCGGTGCCTCCGGGCGGCCCGCCGCCGGCTCCGTCGTGCGGGCCCTGGAGGCCGTCGCGCGGAACGGCGAGCGGCTCGGCGTGCACCTCGTCGCGACCTCCGCGCGTCCCGACCGGACCGCCGACACGGAGCTGGCCCACGGGGCCCGGCTGCGGATCGTGCTCGACGCGCCCCCGGTGACCCCGGGGCCGGACGTGCCGGCGGCCGGGCGCGGCCGCCTCGGTCATCCGGACGGCCGGGTGACGCCCTTCCAGGCGGGACGGGTCACCGGCCGGATCCCCCGGACGGCGACGCTCCGCCCCACCGTCGTGCCGCTGGAGTGGGAGCGGATGGGCGATCCGCCGACCCGCCGTCCGGTCCGCGAACTGGGCAACGGGCCGACCGATCTGGCCCTTCTCGCGAGCGCCCTCGACCGTGCCGCTCGCTCGGTCGAGGCGACCCCCGTGCCCCCGCTGACCCCTGCGACCCAGAGCTGA